Within Oribacterium sp. oral taxon 102, the genomic segment AGACCCCCTTCTCTTCTTATCTGCCCCCGGACGAAGTTCGGGGGATCCCAGCGGCTTTAAGCGATTCAAAGCAATCACCTGCGATTGCTTCCTCGTTACCCCATTACCCCTTCACAGAGCCTGCGGTCACGCCGTCGATGAACTGATCCTGCGCCAGGAAGAAGATCACCAGCGACGGGATGATCGAAATGAGGGACAGCGCCAGAATCCGGTTCCATGCGAAGCCCGTATCCGCATCCATGGACATCTTCACGAAGATCGCCGCCGGGTAGCGCCGCGGTGTGGAAACATAGAGCAGCGGGCCCATGAAGTCGTTGTTCGACCACATGAACTGGAACAGTGCACAGGAGACCATCGCGGGCTTCAGCACCGGAACGATCACATGCCAGAGCGTCCCCAGCGAGGAGCAGCCGTCGATCTTCGCCGCCTCATCCAGCTCCTTCGGGATGTTCCGGAGGAACTGGATCAGCATAAACACAAAATAGGTGTCCTGCGCGAAGAGCGTCGCCACAATCAGCGGCAGATAGAGCGGGCTGTCGACCCAGCCCCACTTATTGTACATGATAAACTGCGGCACATTCAGCACCACGTTCGGCAGGAAAAGCGTCGACATCAGGAGAACGAAGAAGAAATCATGTCCCTTGAAGCGGAATCTGGCGAAGCCGTAGGCAGTAATCGTGCAGGAAAAGATCGTGAAGAGCACCTTCGGAAGGACGATCTTGTAGGTATTCAGCATGGAAGTCCAGATGTTAATGTCTCCGCCATAGCCCTGCATCGCCTTCTGGAAGCCCTCCATGGTCGGATGCTTCGGCAGGAAGCCGATACCGGAGAAGATCTCGGAATTGGTCTTGAATGCCGCACCGATCATCCAGAGCAGCGGATAAATCATGATGATGCCGACCACGATCAGCACGAAGTATTTCAGAAATGTGCTGAGCTGTCTTTTTCTCTCTAATGTCATGGCTTATGCCTCCTCATCCGAATAGTAAACCCAATGCTTCTGGCTGTACTGCAGGATCAGTGTAAAGAGCATCAGTACGACAAACAGCACCCATGCCTGTGCGCTCGCAAGCCCCATGTCATACTTCTTGAACGCGTTGTTGTAGATCAGCAGAGATACCAGCGTGGTCGCGCCTCTCGGACCGCCCTGCGTGATGATGTACGGCCCGTTGAACTCCTGAAACGCCTGCACGAGCTGTGTCACGAGGTTATAGAAGATGACCGGCGTGATCAGCGGCACGGTGATCGTGAAGAACTGCCGCCACTTGCCCGCGCCGTCCAGCGATGCCGCCTCGTAAAGATCCGGAGACACGCCCTTCAGCGCCGCGAGGAAGATCACCATGGAGGAGCCGAACTGCCATACGCGGAGAAGGCAGATAATGAAGAGGGCGGCATTCTTGTCCGCCAGCCAGTTCGGACCATTCACGCCGAATATCGCCAGCAGCATATTGATGATGCCGTCGTCCTTGAAGATCGCCTTCCAGAGCACGGCGATCGCCACGGAGCCGCCGAGGATGGAGGGAATGTAGTAAACGGTACGGAAGATCTTTACGCCCTTGATCTTGAAGTTAAGAATGTATGCCACAAACAGAGCGAAGACGAGCTTCAGCGGCACCGTCATAAACGCGTAACGGAAGGTGATGCTGAATGCGGACAGGATCTTCTTGTTATGGAAAATCTCCGCATAGTTCTGCAGCCCGACCTTCGAGATCCCATTGAAGAGCTGAAAATCGGTGAAGCTGTAAACCAGAGAGGATAGGAACGGATACCCCTTGAACGTGAGGAAGCCGATCAGCCACGGAAGGATAAAGAGGAAGCCCTTGTTTTCCTTCCAGAATGTTCCCTGCTTTCTTTTCTTTGTTTCTGACATACTTTATACTTTCTCCTTACTACAAAAGAGAGACATGCTCTCAAAGCTCTTCACAGAAGGGGCATGACACTTCTGCCGTCATGCCCCTTTAGCCGTCTGTGTATGAGATTCCGATCAGCCCTTGCTGGACTCTACGCCGTCAACGGCGTCGATCATCTGCTGTGCGAGTGCCTTCGAATCCTCGCCGTCGAAGCTCATGTTATCCATGATCTCGTAGTATGCGCCCTCTGCGGAATCCTTCAGTGCGGAGTCCTCATAATACGGGCTCAGCGGGAATACAAAGTTTGCCGTCGCGAGCTTGTTCGCCTCGAAGGTCGTACCCTTCAGGAGGTCTGCCTCCTCGAGGGTCTTCTGCGCTGCCTTGGAGCTGACCACGCCTCTCTCCAGCGCCATGGTCTTCACGCCGTCTCCGTTCAGAAGATAATCCAGCAGCTTCGCAGCCTCCTCCGGGTTCTTGGAATTCTTCGACACTGCAAACCCCATGGAAACCTTGTAGATCGTGGACGGTGTGCCGTAGTCCGCCGGATACTCGCCGATCACGAGCTCCTGCCCGTCCGAAAGCGCACCCTGCATCTTCTTCGCTGCGGAATCCCACTCATAAAGGCCTGCATACTTGCCGTCAATGAAGTTCGGATTCTTGTCGAGGGAATCCGCGCCGTCGCCTTTCAGCTTCTCCTGGCTCGGAATCACATGGTTCGCCTCGAGGCTCTTCAGGAAGTCGAAGCCGTCCGCAAGCTCCTCTACGGTATAGTTCAGCTTGCCGTCCTCTACCCATGCCTTGCCGTACTTCTCCTGCATATAGTAGGTCAGGAGCATGGTCAGGTCATACTCTCCCGCTGCGAGCGGATAATAGTCATCGCCGAGCTTCTCCTTGAATACCGGGCCTGCTGCGAGGAGATCCGCGAAGCTCTTCGGAAGCTCAAGTCCTGCCTTCTCCCATGCCTGCTTGTTCCAGTAGAATACACGTCCCGTGGTCGCTACCGGTACGCCCTGCAGCTTGCCGTCAATCGTCATCTGGGAAAGAAGCTTCTCATCATACTGCGTGAGGTCGAAGCTGTCCTTCAGCTGGTTCATGTCATAGAAGCCGTTGCCATCACCGGAGAACTGATAGATCCAGTTCCAGTTGATCTGGAGCAGATCCGGCTCGGAGTTTCCGGCGAGCTGGGTCGCAATCTTATCTGTCCAGCCGGACCATGCGCCGTACTCGGAATCGATCTTCACGTTCGGATTCGCCGCCATGTACTCATCCAGCGCCTTCAGCGTAGCCTCATGTCTGGAATCGCCGCCCCACCATGAGATCCGGAGATTCACGGAGCCGCCCGCTGTCTCTGCCGCCTTCGTCTCTGCCGCCGCGCTCGTCTCTGCCGCAGTCTCCGCCGCTGCGCTCGTCTCCGCCGGCTTTCCGGAGCCGCAGGCTGCGAGCCCCAGCACCATGCTTACCGCCATTGCGCCTGCCATTGCTTTCGTGACTTTCTTCATATTTACCTCCTAATATTATGTATGATACACGACATTTTGACTGTCGTATTCATTTACGTTGATGAGCTGCGGTTCCTCGTCCGCGGAGCCCGCGATGGAGAGCCGGTCAAGCACCAGCTTCTGCACATTTCTCGCGTAGACGGAAACGCCGTCCAGATCCGGGAAATGATCCATCATGATCGCCTGCCGCGGCTTCCGCTCTGCCCTCGGTCGGAAGACCGCCTCTATGTTCCGCAGCCTGAGACAGCCGATGTACTGCTCCGGCAGCCCGTAGGCACAGAGGATGCACGCCTCCGCACCGGTGCAGCGGATATTCTCCGCGGTGATCGTCCCGATCCGCGGCGTCCGCTCGTCCACGGGTAGCGCCGTCTGATTCTGCACATAGTCGCTGTGCCCGTCCGGATCGCAGAAATAAAACATATTCAGCGTGAACGGCATCAGGACATCCTCCATCCGGATATCATGGAAGCGGATCCCGTCGTAAACAGTGTACGGTCCCCTGCCGCGGCGGGTCTTGATGCGGAGCCCTCTGTCCGTCCCCCGGAAGATGCACTGTGAAACCTCGACATCGGCAACACCGCCTGCCGCCTCCGACCCGATGGTCACCGAGCCGTGCCCCCGCTCGAGCAGACAGTTCCGCACCGTGATGCACTCCGCCGCCCTGTGGTAATGCGTGCTCATATAGAGCTTGCCACTCTTTATGGCGATGCAGTCGTCTCCGACCGAGATCCGGCAGCCCAGCAGCAGGACATCCCGGCAGCTCTCCGGATCGAAGCCGTCCGTATTCGGGGAATCCGAGGGATTCCAAATCTCTGCATTGTAGAGTGCGATCCGCTCGCTGTAGTACGGATGTATCGTCCAGCTTGGCGAGTTCCGTACCGTGATGCCCTGCATTCGCACGCCCTCACAACGGCAGAGGAAGATCGTCTTCGGTCTCCACGCCGTCCGCTTCCGCTTCGGATCCACCCACCAGTCGGCACAGTCGGCATTGCCGTCGATCGTCCCCTCTCCGTAGATATCCAGCTCCGTTACGTCAATGCCGGTGAGCAGCGAGGCGAAGCTCGTTTCGGGGTTCCCCTCCCAGCTCGCCAGATTGTATTCGCCCTCCGCGCCCTCCGTCATCCCCGGGAGGAGCGGATAATGCGCCCTCTCCGGATCTCCGAGGAGCACCGCATCCTTTTCCAGATAGAGCCGGATGCGGCTCTTCAGGAAGAGCGGACCGGAAAGATAGGTTCCCGCCGGGAAAGATACCGTCCCCTCCGCCGGGCAGGCCGCGATCGCCGCCTGTAATGCTGCGGTATCGTTCGTCACGCCGTCTCCCGCCGCACCGAAGTCCCGTACATTGAGAAGCACGGACTCCCGATTGGTCCGGAAGCGCTGCTCCGTCCTCTCTTCTCCCCGGATCACAGTCAGGCTGTATTCGGTATCCGGAGAGAGTCCGAAGAGACTGACCGCATTTCTCGTATCCGCGAGCCGCTCCTCCCCATTCAGGAGGATACGGTAGGGAGCTGTCTCATAGATCTCGGAGCTCTGCATTTCCAGACAGATGCTGCGCGGAAAAACCGCGCGGATGTCAAAGCTCATGATATCAAACTCCTTCCCGCTCCCTGTAAATCTCTGTAAGCGCTTTCCCGTGTTCTGGCAGTATTATATGTCCTTTTCAGAGCAGAAAGCTTACACAAAAGGCTTTGAATTTCAAAAACTTATCCTATCGGATACTTATCCTATCAAAAATACCCTGCTTTTCTCCGGCTTTCCGGAAAAAAAACAGGGCATTTTCTCACTTTGTCAAGGCTTTAACCCAAAGTGTTTCACTTTTTCACAAAAGTTTTTCTATGTTTCCATACTTCGAGGTTATTGTATACAATGTCCTCCGCCTCACCTCGCTTGGTTCTTCCAATATGCAAATACGCTTTGCAAAATGATGAAGAAGCAGAGCAGCGCCGCAGTCGCGATATTCGCCCAGCTGGAGAGAAGCTTGCCGTTCGTGGTTACGAGCGTGCTGATCGTCCCGTTGATGAGCACCCCGAAGAAGGAGCCGACGACATTGCCGACACCGCCGGTCAGGAGCGTCCCGCCGATGACAGAGGAGGCGATTGCGCTCATCTCGAAGCCGCGTGCCTGCTGCACCGAGCCGGACATCGTATTCAGGCAGTAGCAGATCCCGCCGATCGAGCAGAGGAAGGAGGAAAGAACATAGGCGCGCAGCTTCACCCAGCGCACGTTAAGCCCCATCATTTCCGCCGACTGCTCACTGCCGCCCACCGCGTAGAGCGCACGTCCGAAGCGCGTATAGCGGAGCAGCAGATAAACCGCGAGCAGGACGAGGAGGGCGATCAGCACGGAGGCCCGGATGAAGGGTGCCTGCAGCTTTCCCTTCTTATTTACATAGCCGAGAAACGCCGGGAGCTGCAGCTTCCAGTTGGCAAGCAGGTAGAAGAAGCGGTTGCTCTCCTCCGTAATGGAGATCTGATCCGTGCAGATTACCGCCGTCATCCCCCGTGCGAAGAACATCCCCGCCATCGTGATGATGAAGGGCTGGATCTTCATATAGCCGATCAGGAAGCCCTGTACCGCGCCAAAGACGATGCCGATGCCGAGGATCAGCAGGATCAGCGGAATGCAGGGCAGTCCCCTCACGCCCATGCCATAGGCAAGGATCATGCAGTCCATCGCGATCAGCGAGCCGACCGAGATATCGATTCCGCCGGTCAGCATGACTAAGGTCATGCCCGCGGCGACACAGAGGAGCCCCGCATTGGTAATCAGCAGATTCAGAAAGGTCTGGAAGTGTATGAAGCCCTTCGCCCCGTAGAGGATGCAGCCTGCGAGATACAGCAGGAGAAATAGCAGTATCGTGATGTAGAGGAGCAGAGTGCTGCCATTCTGCCTTTTCAGAAATTTCCTAAGCATATACCGTCTCCTTTCCCTTCCCTCGGCGAAGCTCCCGCCGCTCCAGCCAGCCCCGGAAGACCGGTGCCTGAATCACGACGATCAGCACCACGATCAGCGCCTTCACCACCGGCGCCTGATCGGTGGAGACCCCCATAGCGAGCAGCGTCGTCGTGATCGCCTGAATCGTGTAGGCTCCGATGACGGAGCCCGCCATATTGAAGCGGCCGCCGCCCAGACTGTTCCCGCCGAGTGCTACCGCCAGAATCGCATCCAGCTCGTAGTTGAGCCCGATGTTGTTGGAATCCGCCGAATAGATCCGGGAGGAGGCAACGAGACCTGCGATCCCCGCGCAGATGCCGCAGAGCAGATAGCAGAGGAAGCAGACCGCCTCCGAGCTAATCCCGCTGATACGCGCCGCCCTCGCATTGATCCCGACAGACTGGATATATAACCCCATCGCCGTCCTCCGGAGCAGCAGCGCGACCGCAGCGATCACGAATATCGTAATGAAGATCGCCGTCGGCACGGGGCAGCCCGGAATGAAATTCCCGAAATACCTATACGGCTCATAGCGGATATAGGTGATCTGATTGTTGCAGAGCAGAAGACCGATTGCCCGCGCTGCCGTGAAGAGGATCAGCGTCGCCACCATCGGCTGGATACGAAGCCTCGATACGAGGAAGCCGTTGAATGCGCCGCAGAGCGCGCCGAGCAGGATGCCGAAGAGCAGCCCGAGAAAGAGCGGCACCTGAAGCGCTGTCGCACTGTTGACCCCGTAACCGGCGAGCAGCATACAGCTCCCGCAGGCAGCGAGACTCATCACCGAGCCGACGGAAATATCCGTTCCGGCGGAAACCGCGACGACCAGCGTCTGTCCCACCGCGAGGATCGCGATCTCCGAGCCTCGGTTCAGCACATCGATCAGCCGCCCGTAAAGTACGCCGTTCTGCATGTGGATCGCGAAAAAATCCGGACTCTTCAGGAGGTTTACCAGCAGCACGAGCACCATCATAAAGAACGGAAGGAAGAGCTGCTGCTTCGTGATATTTCTAAGCTTCATGCACTGCACCTCCCGCAATTGCGTTCATAATCGTCTCCTGTGTCATCTCCGCCTCCGCCGCACTGATCTCTCCGATCTTTTCTCCGTCTCGCATCACACACATCCGTGAGCAGGTACGGAGCATCTCCTCGATCTCGGAGGAAATGAAAATGATGCTCATGCCCTCTCCCGCAAATTGCAGAATCAGCCGCTGAAACTCCGTCTTGGTTCCGATGTCGATGCCCCGCGTCGGCTCGTCCAGAATCAGCAGCTCCGGCTCCGTGCAGAGCCAGCGTGCGAGGATCGCCTTCTGCTGGTTCCCGCCGGAGAGCTGCGCGATCGGCGTCTCGCGGGAAGCAGTCTTGATGTGAAGCATCTCGATATACTTGTCGGCGATCGCATTCTGCTCCGCTCTCGGAATCTGCCGGAAAATTCCCTTTCTCGCCTGCAAAGCGAGAATGATGTTTTCCCGGACGGAGAGACCTCCGATGCAGCCGTCCGACTTTCTGTCATCCGGCAGATATGCCATACCCGCGCGGATAGAATCGATCGGCGCCGAGATATGAAGCACCTTTCCCTTCATCGTGAGCCTGCCGCTCTGTGCCCTGTCCGCGCCGTAGATGCAGCGCACCAGTTCAGATCTCCCGCTGCCGAGCAGTCCGGTGATCCCCACGACCTCTCCTCTGTGAATCTCGAAATGAAAGGGCTTGATCGTCCCCCTGTGAGACAGCCCCTCCGCGGAGAGCAGCAGCTCGCCCCTCTTCGCATCGTCCCCCTCCTTCCTGATCGCAGCGAGATCGTCGAAGTCCTTGCCGAGCATCGCCGCAACGAGCTTCACCCTCGGCAGCTCCGCTACAGTATAATCTCCGACGAAGCTCCCGTTCCGCATGACCGTGATCCTGTCACAGACCGCATAAACCTGCTCGAGGAAGTGTGTCACAAAGAGTATCCCCACGCCTCTCTCCCGAAGGGAGCGCATCAGACCGAACAGCTTCTCCACCTCCTTGTCGTCGAGACTGGAGGTCGGCTCATCCAGGATGAGCACCCGGCAGTCCATATTGACCGCTCTGGCGATCGCCACCATCTGCCGGATCGCGAGCGAGTAATTCTCAAGGTTCTTCGTCACATCCAACGGGAGCTGCAGATTGTCCATGAGCCCCTGCGCGCGGCGGTTCATTTCTCTCCAGTCGATGCCGCCGAGCCTCGTCCGCGGCGCTCTCCCGAGGAACAGGTTCTCCGCGACACTCAGATTCGGACAGAGGTTAACCTCCTGATAGACCGTCGCGATACCGATCCGCTGTGCATCCATCGTAGAATGGTTCCGGATATTTCCGTCCACGCCCTTCATATACACCTCTCCGGCATCCCTCTCATAGACTCCGGTCAGGCACTTGATGATGGTGGACTTTCCTGCTCCGTTCTCTCCCATCAGCGCATGGATCTCGCCCTCCCGGATGGTAAGCTGCGCATTGTCCAGCGCAACGACCCCGGGGAAGGTTTTCCGGATATTCCGCATTTCAATGATTACATGTTCCTCCATAAGCGCTTTCCTTTCCGCTGCCATCTGCCTTATCCTAAGGAAATATCGGTTTCTTCCTGATTCTTGTGCCAATGGGCGTTCCGCTTCCCTAAATGGGGGCGGCTTTCGCCGCCCCGCTCCTCCTCCGTCTCCGCCGCGGATCAATATGCGGCGTCTACGACAGCCTGATCCACCGGCACGAGCGGCTCTGTAACCGCCTTACCGGCATTGTTGGTATAGCTGATCTCACTGAGACCCTCCTCCGCCACATACCACGGCTCTGCCATGAAGGTCTTCTTCTCTACCTTTTCCCCTGCCTCCAGCTTCTTGATGATATTCAGGCAATCCGGTCCCTGCAGGGGGTTGCACTGGAAGTCCGCATTGATCTTCCCGGCAAGCACATCCGTGAGTCCGGCGGTGCAGGCGTCAAAGGAAATCAGGATCACATCGCCGCCGACTCCGAATTTCACGCCTGCCGCGGTCATGGCGTCGATGGCACCGAATGCCTCGTTGTCGTTCTGGCAAATCACGACATTGAACTTGCCCTCATAGGACTTGCAATAGGACTCCATGACAGACTGCCCGCCCTCCTGCGTGAAGTCGCCGGTCTGGGAATCCAGCAGGTTCCAGCCGTTCTTCTCGATATACTTATGGAAGCCGCTCGTCCGTCCGATCTCCGCAGAGGAGCCGGTCGTGCCGGTGATCTCCAATATATTCAGCTCGGAAACCCCGTTCTTCTCCGCGTATGCCTCAAGCCATGCCCCTGCCGCAAGTCCCTCGTTCGTGAATTCCGAACCGACCCATGACACATATTTATCAGAGTCGTCGATGGTTCGGTCGATGACGATCACCGGAATACCGGCATCGTCCGCCTCGGTGAGAACGATGTCCCAGCCGGTCGAAATGATCGGGTCGATCACGATGTAATCCACCCCCTGCTGGATGAAGTTGCGAACTGCCTCGAGCTGCGCCGCGGAATCGTTATCGCAGTCCACAAACTGCAGGTCGATGCCGTTTTCCCTGGAGAGTGCCGCCTGTACGGAATTCGTAGAGGCGGTTCTCCAGTCCGACTCATGCCCTACCTGCGCGAAGCCTACCGTAATCATCGCACCGTCCGCCGTCTTCTCCTCTGTCTTCTCTGTCGCTTCCGCCGTCTTCGCTCCCTCGGTCTTCACCGCCTCTGTTACAGCGTCCGTCTCCGCGGACTTCGTGCCGCCGCAGCCCGCCAGCACCGTCCCCGCGAGTGCTGCCGCCATAAAGCCTGTCATAAGTCTTCTTTTCATTTTTCCCTCCATCTGTAAGAGAATTCCTCTTCTCTTTTCTGTATTTTCTGTCTCTATTCTGCCTTTTTTCCACAGTTTTTTCTATTTCATTCTCTGTTTCCAACTATTTTTTATTTGTTTTGACGATACAATTTGATAGTCATATGTTAAAATAAGATACAAATATTTCAATTATGAGAGCTTCGGGGTGAAAAATTTATGATTATCAGAAAATTGCCGCGATATTTTTCGATTTTTCACCGCCTCCGCTCTCTGTTTTTCCCGAAAAACTCACAAATTTTGACTCCGCCCGTACCGTGGAGGGAAAAATATCCGGCGCGCTTTCCGAAATGAACAAAACAGAACGACTGCTTTCCGAGCTTACTGCGGAAATTTCTAAAAATCTTCAGCAGGGGCGCTATCGCTTCCCGACGGAGCGAGAGCTGACGCTTCGCTACCGGTGCAGCCGGCGAACCGTGCGCGCCGCCCTGCAGGCGCTCTCGGAGAAGGGCTATCTCCGCCGCATTCAGGGCAGCGGCTGCTTCCTCAGCGGGCTCTCTCCGACAGAACGGGAAAACCGGATCGCGCTGCTGCTGGAGCAGCCGGACGACTATACCCATCCGGCGCTCGTTCATGCGCTTCGGGACAATCTCCGGCAGCGGGGCTTCCGGCTCGAGGTCTTCGATACCCGGGCGGATTTCTTCGAGGAGCGGAGAATTCTCTCTACGCATTGTCTCGGCGGCGGCTTCCGCGGAATTTTTTCTCACGCCTTCCGGCTCCTGGAAAATCCGAATCTCGACCTCTATGAACGTCTCTCTCATGCCGGCACGCCGATTCTCTTTCTGCACCGCGGCTACGAAAATTTCCCCTTTCCGAGCCTTTCCCCTGATGAATACGGAGGCGTGCGGCAGGCGGTACAGCTCCTGCGGAGAAGCCATCCGAAGAGGCTGATCGGGATCTTTCATAGCGATATCCCCGAGGAAGCCCTGCGGCTCTCCGCTTTTCTCCGCGTACTGCGGGAGGAGGGGCTCCCCTTCTCCGGGGATTTCCTGCTGCTTCTGTCTGCGGATCTGCCGTCCGAAGAGATGCGGCGTCAGATCCGGCACTTCCTGCAGACGCCGCCGGCGAATTCCGCTCTCCTCTGCGGCTCCGACCGGATCGCACAGCAGGTTATGGAGCTCTGCGCCGCGCTTCGAATCGCAGTCCCCGCAGAGCTCTCCCTGCTCAGCTTCGACGAGAGCTATCTCAGTATGCTCGGCGAATTCCGCTTCTCCTCCTATGGTCTGCACTCTCCCGGTCCCGGAGAGGCAGCCGCAGACTGGATGCTGCAAAAAACAGGAGGACAGACGCCGCCGCCTGCCCTCCTGCATTGGGAGCTCTCCCATTATGATACCGTGCTGCTGCGGTAGTCCCTCGCAGACATTCCCTGCGTCCTCCGGAAAACGAAGCTGAAATAGTGCGGATCCCGATATCCCACTCTCGCCGCGCATTCCGCAGTATGGAGCCGCTCCTCCCGGAGCAGCCGCTTCGCGAGCTCCATCCGCCTCCGGGTCACATATTCCACGAAGGTCTCTCCCATCTCGCGGCTGAAAGCCGTGCTCAGATAGCTGCCACTGACCCCGCAGTGCTCCGCCACGGAATGCAGAGACAGTCCCTCCTCGGTGAAATGCAGCTCCATATAGGCGAGCGCCTGCTTTAAAAACCTCGTATTCTCCTTCTGCCGCAGACGCTCCCGCACCTCGACGGCATGCGTCAGCAGCTCCTCCACATAGTCCCGGAGCGCCTCCTCCCCCTTCTCGAAATCCTGCAGCCCGCAGCGAAGCGCCCCCGTGAAGTCTGTCTGGCTCACCCCCAGCCGCTCTATATAGCGAAGCACGGCGAAGCGGATACCGAGTACGATATAGTCCCGAAGCATCCTCGACTGCAGGAGCTTCTCCAGACTCCTGAGATAGCTCCGCACGAAGTCCGCCGCCTCCTCCGCCTCTCCGTTCTCCAGAAATTCCTGCACTGCCGCCGTATCGAAGTCCTGCGGCTTCATCCCGGACAGCGCCTCCTGCTCCGATGCCGGCCGGAAGCATTCCAGCTGTTCCTCCGTCAGGATATGCTGCTCCGTCCGGAAGAAGCGAGTCGCGAAGACGCGGTTCAGCGCATGAAAGCAGTCCGACAGC encodes:
- a CDS encoding substrate-binding domain-containing protein, with the translated sequence MNKTERLLSELTAEISKNLQQGRYRFPTERELTLRYRCSRRTVRAALQALSEKGYLRRIQGSGCFLSGLSPTERENRIALLLEQPDDYTHPALVHALRDNLRQRGFRLEVFDTRADFFEERRILSTHCLGGGFRGIFSHAFRLLENPNLDLYERLSHAGTPILFLHRGYENFPFPSLSPDEYGGVRQAVQLLRRSHPKRLIGIFHSDIPEEALRLSAFLRVLREEGLPFSGDFLLLLSADLPSEEMRRQIRHFLQTPPANSALLCGSDRIAQQVMELCAALRIAVPAELSLLSFDESYLSMLGEFRFSSYGLHSPGPGEAAADWMLQKTGGQTPPPALLHWELSHYDTVLLR